From Microlunatus capsulatus, a single genomic window includes:
- a CDS encoding Ldh family oxidoreductase: MNIPPETAVRVDPAALERFAAALGEAAGMPPARAGLLAELLTANDRRGVWSHGTQQLATYVRLVRDGSLNPAPEPAVVRETANSLLVDGDGGLGYFAAAEGTARLLDKVADADVAVLVTRQHGHFGAAGLYARMTLGHDVLCFVTSGHQLALQPGEPVYSAAGGSPMAFTAPTAEEDPLVLDFGAMHDLYADSPHRDEIAALAPGLVHRAIGMGAVCQAWGGLLAGVPLDPARAVRRWPGANQGSMVVVVKIALFAPPEQFRAEMDAYVRAVRELRPFVAGQPTYLPGGVEAERERAARADGVGLGEEHRALLGAAAAELGVPVPW; encoded by the coding sequence GTGAACATCCCGCCCGAGACCGCCGTCCGGGTCGACCCCGCGGCGCTGGAGCGCTTCGCCGCCGCGCTGGGCGAGGCGGCCGGGATGCCGCCCGCGCGGGCGGGCCTGCTGGCCGAGCTGCTCACGGCCAACGACCGGCGCGGGGTGTGGAGCCACGGCACCCAGCAGCTCGCGACCTACGTCCGGCTGGTCCGCGACGGGTCCCTGAACCCCGCCCCGGAGCCGGCGGTCGTCCGCGAGACGGCGAACAGCCTCCTGGTGGACGGCGACGGCGGGCTCGGCTACTTCGCCGCCGCCGAGGGCACCGCGCGGCTGCTGGACAAGGTCGCCGACGCCGACGTGGCCGTCCTGGTCACCCGCCAGCACGGGCACTTCGGGGCGGCCGGGCTCTACGCGCGGATGACGCTGGGGCACGACGTGCTGTGCTTCGTCACCTCCGGCCACCAGCTGGCCCTGCAGCCGGGTGAGCCCGTCTACTCCGCCGCGGGCGGCTCGCCCATGGCGTTCACCGCGCCGACGGCGGAGGAGGACCCGCTGGTCCTCGACTTCGGGGCGATGCACGACCTCTACGCCGACTCCCCGCACCGCGACGAGATCGCGGCCCTCGCGCCCGGGCTGGTGCACCGGGCCATCGGGATGGGGGCGGTCTGCCAGGCCTGGGGCGGGCTGCTGGCCGGTGTCCCGCTCGACCCCGCCCGGGCGGTCCGGCGCTGGCCGGGGGCCAACCAGGGCTCGATGGTCGTCGTCGTCAAGATCGCGCTGTTCGCCCCGCCGGAGCAGTTCCGGGCCGAGATGGACGCCTACGTCCGCGCCGTCCGGGAGCTCCGGCCCTTCGTGGCCGGCCAGCCGACCTACCTGCCGGGCGGCGTCGAGGCCGAGCGCGAGCGCGCGGCCCGCGCGGACGGCGTCGGGCTGGGCGAGGAGCACCGTGCGCTGCTCGGGGCCGCGGCGGCCGAGCTCGGGGTCCCGGTCCCCTGGTGA
- a CDS encoding alpha/beta fold hydrolase, giving the protein MSAGRARAEDGAELVWWSTGSGEPLLLVAGQAVGHRSWDPVLPALAAHHRVLTFDHRGIGRSTTGSTGRPTTRDLARDAVAVLDAAGVGRAHVLGHSMGGRVAQWLAVDHPERVGALVLAATSGGDARTAPRPADVTRALLSGDPARVAPLFFTDAFAASHPAEAAGVFTAGGDRAARLLHARASRGHDAWDVLGRVVAPTLVQHGADDPVTAVEHAELLAAAVPGAVLDVRPGLRHGYHVESADAVDAVLGFLAEHPLTTGVSDPR; this is encoded by the coding sequence GTGAGCGCGGGTCGGGCCCGGGCCGAGGACGGTGCCGAGCTCGTCTGGTGGTCGACCGGGAGCGGGGAGCCGCTGCTGCTGGTGGCCGGGCAGGCCGTCGGGCACCGCAGCTGGGACCCGGTGCTGCCCGCCCTCGCCGCCCACCACCGCGTGCTGACGTTCGACCACCGGGGGATCGGCCGCTCCACGACCGGCTCGACCGGGCGCCCGACCACCCGCGACCTGGCCCGGGACGCCGTCGCCGTGCTGGACGCCGCGGGGGTGGGGCGGGCGCACGTGCTCGGCCACTCGATGGGCGGCCGGGTGGCGCAGTGGCTGGCGGTGGACCACCCGGAGCGGGTCGGCGCCCTGGTGCTCGCGGCCACGAGCGGGGGCGACGCGCGCACCGCGCCCCGGCCGGCCGACGTGACGCGGGCCCTGCTCAGCGGGGACCCGGCCCGGGTGGCACCGCTGTTCTTCACCGACGCCTTCGCGGCCTCGCACCCGGCGGAGGCGGCGGGTGTCTTCACCGCCGGCGGGGACCGCGCCGCGCGGCTGCTGCACGCGCGGGCCAGCCGCGGCCACGACGCCTGGGACGTGCTGGGCCGGGTGGTCGCCCCGACGCTGGTGCAGCACGGCGCGGACGACCCGGTCACCGCGGTCGAGCACGCGGAGCTGCTGGCGGCGGCGGTCCCGGGGGCGGTGCTGGACGTCCGGCCCGGGTTGCGGCACGGGTACCACGTCGAGTCCGCCGACGCCGTCGACGCGGTGCTCGGCTTCCTGGCCGAGCACCCGCTGACGACCGGGGTCAGCGACCCCCGCTGA
- the argE gene encoding acetylornithine deacetylase encodes MPENSLPASLPWIERLVAIDTTSRNSNLELIEVLEEEMTRLGLSPERIPDATGTKANLVLTLPASDGSTGGGVVLSGHTDVVPVDGQTWSSDPFTPEVRDGRLYGRGTADMKSFIGVVMHQLPELAAASLAEPVHLAFSYDEEVGCLGGAQIAAALGARPEPPRVCIVGEPSSMRVIAGHKSSNLVELVFHGRSAHSSLTPQGVNAIEYAARAVTAVRDLADRRRAEGPFDEAYVVPFTTAGVNVVSGGIATNTVPELCTVRYEFRTVAEDDPAAVIEEITAVARGLEAEMRAEHPSASVDVRVMAQVPSLDSSPDGPAARLAVELGGTPSGDKVTYGTEAGQFADAGIDAVVCGPGDIAQAHAADEYIELDQVVACEQLVATLVDRLTRTDG; translated from the coding sequence ATGCCGGAGAACTCCCTGCCCGCCTCCCTGCCCTGGATCGAGCGGCTCGTCGCGATCGACACGACCAGCCGGAACTCCAACCTCGAGCTGATCGAGGTGCTGGAGGAGGAGATGACCCGGCTGGGGCTGAGCCCGGAGCGGATCCCCGACGCCACGGGCACCAAGGCCAACCTCGTGCTGACCCTGCCGGCGTCCGACGGAAGCACCGGGGGCGGGGTCGTGCTGTCCGGGCACACCGACGTCGTGCCCGTCGACGGCCAGACCTGGAGCAGCGACCCCTTCACCCCGGAGGTCCGCGACGGCCGGCTCTACGGCCGCGGCACCGCCGACATGAAGTCCTTCATCGGCGTGGTCATGCACCAGCTGCCCGAGCTGGCGGCCGCCTCCCTCGCCGAGCCGGTGCACCTGGCCTTCTCCTACGACGAGGAGGTCGGCTGCCTCGGCGGCGCCCAGATCGCCGCCGCCCTCGGCGCCCGTCCCGAGCCGCCCCGGGTCTGCATCGTCGGGGAGCCCTCGAGCATGCGCGTGATCGCCGGCCACAAGTCCAGCAACCTCGTCGAGCTGGTCTTCCACGGCCGCTCCGCCCACTCCTCGCTGACCCCGCAGGGCGTCAACGCCATCGAGTACGCCGCCCGGGCCGTCACCGCGGTCCGCGACCTGGCCGACCGCCGCCGCGCCGAGGGCCCCTTCGACGAGGCCTACGTCGTGCCCTTCACCACCGCCGGCGTGAACGTCGTGAGCGGCGGGATCGCCACCAACACCGTGCCCGAGCTGTGCACCGTCCGCTACGAGTTCCGCACCGTCGCCGAGGACGACCCGGCCGCCGTGATCGAGGAGATCACCGCCGTGGCCCGCGGGCTGGAGGCCGAGATGCGGGCCGAGCACCCGTCCGCGTCGGTCGACGTGCGCGTGATGGCCCAGGTGCCGAGCCTGGACTCCAGCCCCGACGGCCCCGCCGCCCGGCTGGCCGTCGAGCTGGGCGGCACCCCGTCCGGCGACAAGGTCACCTACGGCACCGAGGCCGGGCAGTTCGCGGACGCGGGCATCGACGCCGTCGTCTGCGGTCCCGGCGACATCGCCCAGGCCCACGCGGCTGATGAGTACATCGAGCTGGACCAGGTGGTGGCGTGCGAGCAGCTCGTCGCGACCCTGGTGGACCGGCTGACCCGCACCGACGGCTGA
- a CDS encoding ABC-F family ATP-binding cassette domain-containing protein yields MAGGYAHQTLFEGLDLSVGPGDVVGVVGANGAGKSTLLRLLSGELGPLAGTVSTAPPDAFVGWLPQEHERVPGETVAGYLARRTGAAEATATMEATAAALGSDVPGADDAYAVALDRWLATGAADLEDRIPAVLADLGLDADPGAAMTSLSGGQAARAGLAALLLSRFDLVLLDEPTNDLDLAGLETLETFVRGLRAGVVLVSHDREFLARVVTRVVELDLAQHQVAVHDGGYDAFLAERAVARRHAREAYEEFADKKADLVSRMRTQREWSSQGVRNAIKKNPDNDKIRRKASQESAEKQGQKVRQMESRIARLEEVEEPRKEWALQFSVGAAPRSSAVVAVLDGAVLRRGGFTLGPVSLQVDARDRIGITGPNGAGKTTLLELLLGRLQPDEGRASLGASVAVGEIDQARTGLAEDLPLGDAFEAVVPAMDAGAVRTLLAKFGLRADQVTRLVGRLSPGERTRAAMALLQARGVNLLVLDEPTNHLDLPAIEQLEQALASYDGALLLVSHDRRLLGNVDLDQSWSVEAGRVTVA; encoded by the coding sequence CTGGCGGGCGGGTACGCGCACCAGACCCTGTTCGAGGGTCTCGACCTCAGCGTCGGCCCGGGCGACGTCGTCGGGGTGGTCGGGGCGAACGGGGCCGGCAAGTCGACGCTGCTCCGGCTGCTGTCCGGTGAGCTCGGGCCGCTGGCCGGCACCGTGAGCACCGCCCCGCCCGACGCCTTCGTCGGCTGGCTGCCCCAGGAGCACGAGCGGGTGCCGGGCGAGACCGTCGCCGGCTACCTCGCCCGCCGCACCGGGGCCGCCGAGGCGACGGCCACGATGGAGGCGACCGCCGCCGCGCTCGGCTCGGACGTGCCCGGCGCCGACGACGCGTACGCCGTCGCCCTGGACCGCTGGCTGGCCACCGGCGCGGCCGACCTCGAGGACCGCATCCCGGCCGTGCTGGCCGACCTGGGCCTGGACGCCGACCCGGGGGCGGCGATGACCAGCCTCTCCGGGGGCCAGGCCGCCCGCGCGGGGCTGGCCGCGCTGCTGCTCAGCCGCTTCGACCTCGTGCTGCTGGACGAGCCCACCAACGACCTCGACCTGGCCGGGCTGGAGACCCTGGAGACGTTCGTCCGCGGGCTGCGCGCCGGGGTCGTGCTGGTCAGCCACGACCGCGAGTTCCTCGCCCGGGTCGTCACCCGGGTCGTCGAGCTGGACCTCGCCCAGCACCAGGTCGCCGTCCACGACGGCGGCTACGACGCCTTCCTCGCCGAGCGCGCGGTGGCCCGTCGGCACGCCCGCGAGGCCTACGAGGAGTTCGCCGACAAGAAGGCCGACCTCGTCTCGCGGATGCGCACCCAGCGCGAGTGGAGCTCCCAGGGCGTGCGGAACGCCATCAAGAAGAACCCGGACAACGACAAGATCCGGCGCAAGGCCAGCCAGGAGTCGGCCGAGAAGCAGGGCCAGAAGGTCCGCCAGATGGAGTCCCGGATCGCCCGGCTGGAGGAGGTCGAGGAGCCGCGCAAGGAGTGGGCGCTGCAGTTCAGCGTCGGCGCCGCCCCCCGCTCCAGCGCGGTCGTCGCCGTGCTCGACGGCGCGGTGCTGCGGCGCGGCGGCTTCACCCTCGGCCCCGTCTCGCTGCAGGTGGACGCGCGGGACCGGATCGGCATCACCGGGCCCAACGGGGCGGGCAAGACGACACTGCTGGAGCTGCTGCTGGGCCGGCTCCAGCCCGACGAGGGCCGCGCATCGCTGGGCGCGTCGGTCGCCGTCGGCGAGATCGACCAGGCCCGCACCGGGCTGGCCGAGGACCTGCCGCTGGGCGACGCGTTCGAGGCCGTCGTGCCCGCGATGGACGCCGGTGCGGTCCGCACCCTGCTGGCCAAGTTCGGCCTCAGGGCCGACCAGGTCACCCGGCTGGTCGGCCGGCTCTCCCCGGGGGAGCGGACGCGGGCGGCGATGGCCCTGCTGCAGGCCCGCGGGGTCAACCTGCTGGTCCTCGACGAGCCGACGAACCACCTCGACCTGCCCGCCATCGAGCAGCTGGAGCAGGCGCTCGCCTCCTACGACGGCGCCCTGCTGCTGGTCAGCCACGACCGGCGCCTGCTGGGCAACGTCGACCTCGACCAGAGCTGGTCGGTCGAGGCCGGGCGGGTCACCGTCGCCTGA
- a CDS encoding 2-oxoacid:acceptor oxidoreductase subunit alpha: protein MKQVHTLDRVVIRFAGDSGNGMQLTGDRFTADSAVFGNDISTLPNFPAEIRAPAGTLPGVSSFQLHFANYDIMTPGDRPDVLVAMNPAALKANIADLPRGGVVIADTADFTKRNLAKVGYAANPLEDDSLADFQVHALDLTGMTVEAVKPFGLSRKDASRAKNMFALGLLSWLYHRPTEGTLAFLTRKFASKPDIRDANVTAFKTGYAFGETTEVFAVRYEVAPAPMPPGRYRQINGNTALALGLVTAARKADLPLFLGAYPITPASDVLHELSKHKRFGVTTFQAEDEIAGVGAALGASFAGHLGVTTSSGPGIALKAETIGLAVMTELPLVVIDVQRAGPSTGMPTKTEQSDLLQVMYGRNGEAPVPVLAAQSPSDCFDTAVEAVRMAVKYRTPVMLLSDGYIANGAEPWHVPDLSAIAPIDPQFATEANGTDAKGEPVFLPYLRDPETLARPWAAPGTDGLQHRIGGIEKAKDTGAVSYDPANHDAMVRTRQAKIDGIVRDIPDLVVDDPADAEGRTARVLVLGWGSTYGPVTAAVRRVRNGGRLVAQTHLRHLNPFPGNLGEVLRSYDRVIVPEMNLGQLAMMLRAKYLVDVHSYSRVRGLPISLSELARDLDEEIDALAGDPDREPSPDPADELTTLSTEGVPA from the coding sequence GTGAAGCAGGTCCACACCCTCGACCGCGTCGTCATCCGGTTCGCCGGGGACTCCGGGAACGGGATGCAGCTGACCGGCGACCGGTTCACCGCCGACTCCGCCGTCTTCGGCAACGACATCTCGACGCTGCCGAACTTCCCGGCCGAGATCCGGGCGCCAGCCGGCACCCTGCCCGGCGTCTCCAGCTTCCAGCTGCACTTCGCCAACTACGACATCATGACCCCGGGCGACCGGCCGGACGTGCTCGTCGCCATGAACCCGGCGGCGCTCAAGGCCAACATCGCCGACCTGCCGCGCGGGGGCGTCGTCATCGCCGACACCGCGGACTTCACCAAGCGCAACCTGGCCAAGGTCGGCTACGCGGCGAACCCGCTCGAGGACGACAGCCTCGCCGACTTCCAGGTGCACGCGCTGGACCTGACGGGCATGACCGTCGAGGCCGTCAAGCCCTTCGGGCTGAGCCGCAAGGACGCCTCCCGGGCCAAGAACATGTTCGCGCTCGGCCTGCTGTCGTGGCTGTACCACCGCCCGACCGAGGGCACGCTGGCCTTCCTGACCCGCAAGTTCGCCAGCAAGCCGGACATCCGCGACGCCAACGTCACCGCCTTCAAGACCGGTTACGCCTTCGGCGAGACGACCGAGGTGTTCGCCGTCCGCTACGAGGTGGCCCCGGCCCCCATGCCGCCGGGCCGCTACCGCCAGATCAACGGCAACACCGCGCTGGCGCTGGGCCTGGTCACCGCCGCCCGCAAGGCCGACCTGCCGCTGTTCCTCGGCGCCTACCCGATCACCCCAGCCTCCGACGTGCTGCACGAGCTGAGCAAGCACAAGCGCTTCGGCGTCACCACGTTCCAGGCCGAGGACGAGATCGCCGGCGTCGGCGCCGCGCTGGGCGCCAGCTTCGCCGGCCACCTCGGCGTCACGACGAGCTCGGGCCCCGGCATCGCGCTCAAGGCCGAGACGATCGGCCTGGCCGTGATGACCGAGCTGCCGCTCGTCGTCATCGACGTCCAGCGCGCCGGCCCCAGCACCGGGATGCCCACCAAGACCGAGCAGTCGGACCTGCTGCAGGTGATGTACGGCCGCAACGGCGAGGCGCCGGTGCCCGTGCTGGCCGCGCAGTCCCCGTCGGACTGCTTCGACACCGCCGTGGAGGCCGTTCGGATGGCGGTGAAGTACCGCACCCCGGTGATGCTGCTCTCCGACGGCTACATCGCCAACGGCGCCGAGCCCTGGCACGTGCCGGACCTGTCGGCCATCGCGCCGATCGACCCGCAGTTCGCCACCGAGGCCAACGGCACCGACGCGAAGGGCGAGCCGGTCTTCCTGCCCTACCTCCGCGACCCGGAGACGCTGGCCCGGCCCTGGGCCGCGCCCGGCACCGACGGCCTGCAGCACCGGATCGGCGGCATCGAGAAGGCCAAGGACACCGGCGCGGTGTCCTACGACCCGGCGAACCACGACGCGATGGTCCGCACCCGGCAGGCCAAGATCGACGGCATCGTCCGCGACATCCCGGACCTCGTCGTCGACGACCCGGCCGACGCCGAGGGCCGCACCGCGCGCGTCCTCGTGCTGGGCTGGGGCTCGACCTACGGCCCCGTCACCGCGGCCGTCCGCCGGGTCCGCAACGGCGGCCGGCTGGTCGCCCAGACCCACCTGCGCCACCTCAACCCGTTCCCGGGCAACCTCGGCGAGGTGCTGCGGAGCTACGACCGCGTCATCGTGCCCGAGATGAACCTCGGCCAGCTGGCCATGATGCTGCGGGCCAAGTACCTCGTCGACGTGCACAGCTACTCGCGCGTCCGCGGCCTGCCGATCTCGCTGAGCGAGCTGGCCCGCGACCTCGACGAGGAGATCGACGCCCTGGCGGGCGACCCGGACCGCGAGCCCTCCCCCGACCCGGCCGACGAGCTCACCACCCTCAGCACCGAAGGAGTCCCCGCGTGA
- a CDS encoding SDR family NAD(P)-dependent oxidoreductase, whose translation MSGRGVLVTGSSRGVGAATARAFAARGDRVVVHYRTAEDPARALLASLPGEGHALVRADVADPAEVQRLAAEAVEALGRVDVLVNNAALFLDPAAEGGGRGDHRVTDVDYDAWVRAWQVTLATNLLGAANLTWCVARHMVEVAPAAGSPRGRIVNVGSRGAYRGEPDVPAYGASKAGLHAFGQSMAVALAPEGISVVSLAPGFIATDMAAALLDAPAGDAIRAQSPFNRVADPDEVARAVVALADPGAEWASGAVVDFNGASHLR comes from the coding sequence GTGAGCGGCCGCGGGGTGCTGGTCACCGGCTCGTCGCGCGGGGTCGGCGCCGCCACCGCACGCGCCTTCGCCGCCCGCGGCGACCGCGTCGTCGTGCACTACCGGACGGCGGAGGACCCTGCCCGGGCGCTGCTGGCGTCGCTGCCGGGGGAGGGCCACGCCCTGGTCCGGGCCGACGTCGCCGACCCTGCGGAGGTCCAGCGGCTGGCCGCCGAGGCCGTCGAGGCGCTGGGCCGGGTCGACGTCCTGGTCAACAACGCGGCCCTGTTCCTCGACCCGGCCGCCGAGGGCGGCGGCCGCGGCGACCACCGCGTGACCGACGTCGACTACGACGCCTGGGTCCGGGCCTGGCAGGTCACCCTGGCGACGAACCTGCTGGGGGCGGCCAACCTCACCTGGTGCGTCGCCCGGCACATGGTCGAAGTCGCCCCGGCCGCGGGCTCCCCGCGCGGCCGGATCGTCAACGTCGGGTCCCGCGGCGCCTACCGGGGCGAGCCCGACGTCCCGGCCTACGGGGCCAGCAAGGCCGGGCTGCACGCCTTCGGCCAGTCGATGGCCGTCGCCCTGGCGCCGGAGGGCATCTCCGTGGTCAGCCTGGCGCCCGGCTTCATCGCCACCGACATGGCCGCCGCCCTGCTCGACGCCCCCGCGGGCGACGCGATCCGGGCCCAGAGCCCCTTCAACCGGGTCGCGGACCCCGACGAGGTCGCCCGGGCCGTCGTCGCCCTGGCCGACCCGGGCGCCGAGTGGGCGTCCGGCGCCGTCGTCGACTTCAACGGGGCGAGCCACCTGCGCTGA
- a CDS encoding 2-oxoacid:ferredoxin oxidoreductase subunit beta → MTTLDRPSTAPGSTPRSGIAGVPLALEPLTRKDFTSDQEVRWCPGCGDYAVLAAFQGFMPELGIKKENTIIVSGIGCSSRFPYYVDSYGMHSIHGRATAIATGVATAREDAAVFVITGDGDALSIGGNHLIHILRRNVNVTILLFNNRIYGLTKGQYSPTSEIGKVTKSTPLGSLDNPFNPVSLALGAEATFVARTIDSDRKHLTSVLREAAAHRGTSLVEIYQNCPIFNDNAFDALKDPSTSADAIIPLVHGEPIRFGTDLHLGVVRDPATGEFSVVEVSDVGVEALVVHDAHLQDPSYAFGLSRLTDAGVLHRAPIGIFRDVAAPAYDDLAREQVALASASGGDDDALQSLINGADAWMVGGAQED, encoded by the coding sequence GTGACCACGCTCGACCGCCCCTCCACCGCTCCCGGCAGCACCCCGCGCTCCGGCATCGCCGGCGTCCCGCTGGCGCTGGAGCCGCTGACGCGCAAGGACTTCACCTCCGACCAGGAGGTCCGCTGGTGCCCCGGCTGCGGCGACTACGCCGTGCTCGCGGCCTTCCAGGGCTTCATGCCCGAGCTGGGCATCAAGAAGGAGAACACGATCATCGTGTCGGGCATCGGCTGCTCGTCGCGGTTCCCGTACTACGTCGACTCCTACGGCATGCACTCGATCCACGGCCGGGCGACGGCGATCGCCACCGGCGTGGCCACCGCCCGCGAGGACGCCGCCGTGTTCGTCATCACCGGTGACGGCGACGCGCTGTCGATCGGCGGCAACCACCTCATCCACATCCTGCGGCGCAACGTCAACGTGACGATCCTGCTGTTCAACAACCGGATCTACGGCCTGACTAAGGGCCAGTACTCCCCCACGTCCGAGATCGGCAAGGTCACCAAGTCGACGCCGCTGGGCTCGCTCGACAACCCGTTCAACCCGGTCTCGCTGGCCCTGGGCGCCGAGGCCACCTTCGTGGCCCGGACCATCGACTCCGACCGCAAGCACCTCACCTCGGTGCTGCGCGAGGCCGCCGCCCACCGCGGCACCTCGCTGGTGGAGATCTACCAGAACTGCCCGATCTTCAACGACAACGCCTTCGACGCGCTGAAGGACCCGAGCACGTCGGCCGACGCGATCATCCCGCTGGTGCACGGCGAGCCGATCCGCTTCGGCACCGACCTGCACCTGGGCGTCGTCCGCGACCCGGCAACGGGCGAGTTCAGCGTCGTCGAGGTCTCCGACGTGGGCGTCGAGGCCCTGGTGGTGCACGACGCGCACCTGCAGGACCCGTCGTACGCGTTCGGGCTCTCCCGGCTGACCGACGCCGGGGTCCTGCACCGCGCGCCGATCGGCATCTTCCGCGACGTCGCGGCCCCGGCCTACGACGACCTCGCCCGCGAGCAGGTCGCCCTGGCCAGCGCCTCCGGCGGCGACGACGACGCCCTCCAGTCGCTGATCAACGGCGCCGACGCCTGGATGGTGGGCGGCGCACAGGAGGACTGA
- a CDS encoding MFS transporter, whose translation MSQTATTLTPQQRSTTRRAVVASSMGNALEWFDIIVYASFAVVISRLFFPEAGGVTGLLFTFGAFATSYLIRPLGALVLGSYADRSGRKAALTLTIAIMTVGTAIMAFAPTAATIGAGAGLVILLSRLLQGFSAGGEFGTATTFLVENAPHRKAFYASWQVATQGLAMLLASSFGFGLNYFLTTAQLDAWGWRIPFLFGLLVGPVGLYIRLKMDETPEFAASEKVTSPVVRTLVDHTGRVLSAAAAVGLASISVYLILYMPTFAVSNLELPRYAGFLGGIISGLVSFVGVPFVGRLADRVGPLRIMLPAALVSLVLALPLFLVLVANPSVLVLTLVQVVLGIQMAFYFGPLPALLSFMYPTAIRTTGLSISYNLGVTLFGGFAPIVLTWLISASGSLLSPSYYFMAVAVVSILGLLVIRSRGYVTR comes from the coding sequence ATGAGCCAGACCGCCACCACGCTGACCCCGCAGCAGCGCAGCACCACCCGCCGGGCCGTCGTCGCCTCCTCCATGGGGAACGCCCTGGAGTGGTTCGACATCATCGTCTACGCCTCGTTCGCCGTCGTGATCAGCCGGCTGTTCTTCCCCGAGGCGGGCGGCGTGACCGGGCTGCTGTTCACCTTCGGCGCCTTCGCGACGTCCTACCTGATCCGGCCCCTCGGCGCCCTCGTGCTGGGCTCCTACGCCGACCGGTCGGGCCGCAAGGCCGCGCTGACGCTGACCATCGCGATCATGACCGTCGGCACCGCGATCATGGCCTTCGCCCCGACGGCCGCGACGATCGGCGCCGGCGCCGGGCTGGTCATCCTGCTCTCCCGGCTGCTGCAGGGCTTCTCGGCCGGCGGCGAGTTCGGCACCGCCACCACCTTCCTGGTGGAGAACGCGCCCCACCGCAAGGCGTTCTACGCGTCCTGGCAGGTGGCCACCCAGGGGCTGGCCATGCTGCTGGCGTCGTCGTTCGGCTTCGGGCTCAACTACTTCCTCACCACCGCCCAGCTCGACGCCTGGGGCTGGCGGATCCCGTTCCTCTTCGGCCTGCTGGTGGGCCCGGTCGGGCTCTACATCCGGCTCAAGATGGACGAGACGCCGGAGTTCGCGGCCAGCGAGAAAGTGACGTCGCCGGTGGTGCGCACCCTCGTCGACCACACCGGCCGGGTGCTGAGCGCCGCGGCCGCCGTCGGGCTGGCCTCCATCTCGGTCTACCTCATCCTCTACATGCCGACCTTCGCGGTGAGCAACCTCGAGCTGCCCCGCTACGCCGGGTTCCTCGGCGGCATCATCAGCGGCCTCGTCAGCTTCGTCGGCGTGCCGTTCGTCGGACGGCTGGCCGACCGGGTGGGCCCGCTGCGGATCATGCTGCCCGCCGCGCTCGTCTCGCTGGTGCTGGCGCTGCCGCTGTTCCTCGTCCTGGTGGCCAACCCCTCGGTGCTGGTGCTCACCCTGGTCCAGGTGGTGCTGGGGATCCAGATGGCCTTCTACTTCGGGCCGCTGCCGGCGCTGCTGTCCTTCATGTACCCGACGGCGATCCGGACGACGGGGCTGTCGATCTCCTACAACCTGGGCGTCACCCTGTTCGGCGGGTTCGCCCCGATCGTGCTCACCTGGCTGATCAGCGCCAGCGGCAGCCTGCTGTCGCCCAGCTACTACTTCATGGCCGTCGCGGTGGTGTCGATCCTCGGCCTGCTCGTCATCCGCAGCCGGGGCTACGTCACCCGCTGA
- a CDS encoding cysteine hydrolase family protein has translation MTAGDAWLVGIDLQHVFGDPASPWASAQYPRAVVGTQRLLPAFAGRTVLTRFVAPAEPSGAWVPYYADWPFALVPDDDPLYALAPELGGAGLPVVTAPTFGKWGPDLAAAVQGAGTIVLTGVSTDCCVLSTALAAADAGVAVRVVADACAGASEADHQRALDAMALYAPLISLTTVAEVLG, from the coding sequence GTGACCGCCGGCGACGCCTGGCTGGTGGGGATCGACCTCCAGCACGTCTTCGGCGACCCGGCCAGCCCGTGGGCCTCGGCCCAGTACCCGCGCGCCGTCGTCGGCACCCAGCGGCTGCTGCCGGCCTTCGCGGGTCGGACGGTGCTCACCCGCTTCGTCGCGCCCGCCGAGCCGTCCGGCGCCTGGGTGCCCTACTACGCCGACTGGCCCTTCGCCCTGGTGCCCGACGACGACCCGCTCTACGCGCTGGCGCCCGAGCTGGGCGGCGCGGGCCTGCCCGTCGTCACCGCCCCGACGTTCGGCAAGTGGGGTCCCGACCTGGCGGCCGCCGTGCAGGGCGCCGGCACGATCGTGCTGACCGGGGTGTCCACCGACTGCTGCGTGCTCTCGACGGCGCTGGCCGCCGCCGACGCCGGGGTGGCCGTCCGGGTGGTGGCCGACGCGTGCGCCGGGGCCAGCGAGGCCGATCACCAGCGGGCGCTGGACGCGATGGCCCTCTACGCGCCGCTCATCAGCCTGACCACGGTCGCCGAGGTCCTCGGGTGA